TATGTTTCTACAGATGAACCGGGCTACAGTCGTAAGCCATGGGGACAGGGATTTACCTATCGCGATCAGGATGGACAGACTGTGAACGACCCTGATCTGCGCGAATGGTTTGAGTCGATTGTGATCCCACCAGCATGGACGGATGTATGGATCAGTCCCTATAAAAATGGTCATATTCTGGCGACGGGCCGTGATGATAAAGGCCGTAAGCAATATATCTATCACCCGGATTGGGGTAAGGTACGCGACCAGAAAAAGTTTGATCAATTGTATGAATTCGGTCAAAGCCTGCCCAAGATACGCGAAGTCACAGACCAGCATTTACGGCACAGGAACGTCACACGGGATCGTGTGCTGGCGGCACTGGTACGCCTCCTGGAGATGACGCTAATCCGTGTCGGTAATGATGAATATGCTAAAAAGAATGATTCCTACGGATTGACGACGCTCACTGATGACCACGCCGAGATTGATGGCGGTACTGTGACCTTTGATTTCGTGGGCAAGAGCGGTAAAGAACATTCAATCGTCCTTAAAGATCGCCGTCTGGCGCGTGTTGTTAAGCGCTGTCAGGACATCCCCGGTTATGAGTTGTTCCAATATTATGATGAAAATGGCGATCATCGCGTGGTCGATTCCGCAGATGTGAATGATTACCTGCATGAGATCACAGGGAAGTCCTTTACGGCGAAAGTGTTCCGTACCTGGGGCGGCTCGACACTAGCGATTCAATATTTGTGTGAACAATGCGACGAAACAGAATCGGAATCGGCGACACGGGCTTGTGTGTCACACGTCGCGGATATGTTGGGCAATACCAAGGCCGTTTCTCGTCAGTACTATATCCATCCCATTATCATGGATGCTCATCTGGATGGTACGCTTGATCAAATTTACGCCCAACAGCAGAAGAAAAAGCCGCGTTCCGATTACGACTTGACCCCAGAAGAGCGAACGCTCATGACGCTGATTGAGCAGCGAATGTCATGAACTTGAGGGCTAATCTATGATTGTAAATGCACGTGACGATGGATGGGAGATTATCTACCAGCGTTCTCATGCTAATCTGGCTGCAATGCTCGTGGCTGCATGGCAAAAAGAAGATCATGTGCCACGTTGGACGGAACTCCTCATTGCAACGGCCCAACATGATGATCAGGAAATGTTCTGGTCAGAATCAACCCATCTGACGGATACAGGCGAACCTATGGATTTTACACAGGGCGCTATTGATACATCTCTGGGGCAGGCCCAATTGGTCATTGATAATGCTTATCGACAGGGTGTCTGGATTGCTTTGCTGATTTCTATGCACAACAGCTTTCTCTATGAGCCAAAACGTGGCGAAGATAAGCAACTCGATGATTTTCTGGATAAGCAGCAGCGACAGCAAAAAGCGTGGCGGCAAATGTTGGGTTACAACAGACAGGAGGCCGAAGCCGCATACGCGTTTTTGCGCTGGGCGGATACGATGTCGCTGATTCTTTGCCGGAATGAATTGCCTCCTATGGCGGACGAAAAGCCTGTCGCTCCTGATCGATATGGTGAGATGGTGCGGCTATCACAGCTTGCTGATGGCACGTTGACTTTACATCCCTGGGTATTGCAAGACGATGAACTGCATGTCTCCGTTGAAGTCCGTTATTTGGAGCAGGTCACTTTTGAGAGCGAAACGTCCTTCCAGCAGGCGCTTGATTCTGCCGAGATTGATATGCGCGAATGGTGCTTTAAAAAACCGTCCTTCTGAGCATCCTTAGGGCCGTTTGGCAAACAATATTTCGGAAGATCAAAATCATCTTAATTCGGCAGCCGACTGTAGAGGCGTTTATACAGTCGGCTGTTTTTTTATCTTGTGCCAATAC
The Phototrophicus methaneseepsis DNA segment above includes these coding regions:
- a CDS encoding DNA topoisomerase IB codes for the protein MSRLRYVSTDEPGYSRKPWGQGFTYRDQDGQTVNDPDLREWFESIVIPPAWTDVWISPYKNGHILATGRDDKGRKQYIYHPDWGKVRDQKKFDQLYEFGQSLPKIREVTDQHLRHRNVTRDRVLAALVRLLEMTLIRVGNDEYAKKNDSYGLTTLTDDHAEIDGGTVTFDFVGKSGKEHSIVLKDRRLARVVKRCQDIPGYELFQYYDENGDHRVVDSADVNDYLHEITGKSFTAKVFRTWGGSTLAIQYLCEQCDETESESATRACVSHVADMLGNTKAVSRQYYIHPIIMDAHLDGTLDQIYAQQQKKKPRSDYDLTPEERTLMTLIEQRMS
- a CDS encoding DUF3891 family protein; this translates as MIVNARDDGWEIIYQRSHANLAAMLVAAWQKEDHVPRWTELLIATAQHDDQEMFWSESTHLTDTGEPMDFTQGAIDTSLGQAQLVIDNAYRQGVWIALLISMHNSFLYEPKRGEDKQLDDFLDKQQRQQKAWRQMLGYNRQEAEAAYAFLRWADTMSLILCRNELPPMADEKPVAPDRYGEMVRLSQLADGTLTLHPWVLQDDELHVSVEVRYLEQVTFESETSFQQALDSAEIDMREWCFKKPSF